caggggtgggggccagggggggaggacagtaggtcccccccattattattttactagggcccccacccaccgcgcaggggtgggggccagggggggaggacagtaggtccccccccttattattttattagggcccccacccaccgcgcaggggtgggggccagggggggaggacagtaggtcccccccccttattattttattagggcccccacccacagcgcaggggtgggggccagggggggaggacagtaggtccccccccttattattttattagggcccccacgcacagcgcaggggtgggggccaggggggaggacagtaggttcccccccccttattattttattagggcccccacccacagcgcaggggtgggggccagggggggaggacagtaggtcccccccttattattttattagggcccccacccacagcgcaggggtgggggccagggggggaggacagtaggtcccccccttattattttattagggcccccacccaccgcgcaggggtgggggccaggggggaggacagtaggtcccccccatctttaacccccgcgcgcgGGTGGGGTTGTTATTAGGCTGCTCACTGCtgactagacatgcccctactcgcggtagatcaagtaggggcatattatttactaatactaagtaatctttacttagtattagtacatttggcttcaagaccaattcaggtctttcagccttttagtagatagctccctaataccgtgggaattagggagttatctactaagcggctgcaagatgcagccacagcaatgaataggataggagtttcattcattagaatgaaattccgatacgaacaaagtaccgaattgcatcctaacaccaatggagaaactcttctcattctgttaggatgcaattcggcagttttgccggcgttctgtctaagtgacaggactttcggcaatactgacaggaagcattgtgggaactgggaggaaagctagggatcatgggaaaattgctctgaccagcggaaatgaagcacactttgctcctccgctggtcagagctggtcaagcggaggaatcctccataagacagagtccctactttgtcttatgattttaaagaaaactaaagaagaatggaagaaaagaagaacagatcccgagagagggggagaagaggaagagattgaggaaaggtaagttcggcatgacagtgccgctttaagtatttCCTATTTAAACTGAATGTTGTAACTgtgtattttgtgtcctgatgaaagtccacaacggtggactgaaacgtcgacctacagacatttcggaataaaaggtttttactttttatttactgcaaaagtccttgagtgctggctttttttctatacagtatatatatatatatatatatatatatatatatatgtacacatacttGAGACTTGAGAAAACTCCCATAGAGGACTGAAACATCGACACATTTTCTGGTGTATGATTGCAAAATAAAGCTTCAAAATGTATCtacaaagtcctgtgagtgcaccttcctTACCTATACCTATATTTTGGCACCCAGGTAAGGACAAGACTGGTAGAGTGCTGGATCTacgtgtatttatatatgtatatataaaagtaaaaaacaaatgtatttactaGCGAGTTCACTACAACATTGCAGAGATAAAATGCTACTTTCTGTAACATTTTTGGAGAaacttttataattatttaacaattggaaaaatattttaatattattttttttgtttttacgtattaatatttgtttttatatatgatattttgtaGATGTTTTAATacttaaaaacaaatgttttagaaGTTTATCCAATATAATCATATGATTTGacaagtttatctaaaaatattaaattgcggTTTAAGTAAGATGCCCGTAAATACTCTTTTGGTTACATTTACTACTTTACTTACTTCCAAATGCAGCTGAGCTTCACCTTCTACAAGGGTGCATGATAGGTAGAGGTTTTTCCCCGCTAGACCCAAAGTTACTGCTTGTTGCTGTGAGCTCAAACTCTGAGTAGCGTAAAAAGACATGGTAATCTTCtctgtaaagaaaagaaaaaaatgttaatataaCAACCCATAATCAATTGCTTTTCAGAAATTatgataataattaataataataataataataataaacactgcatttaaaGAGGATCTGCATGATCACCaaacaggttattcactaaactgagaattgggcAATTTAAGTGATTTTTAATTTACACACAATAAAATCAATTATTTAAGTCAGctgtgtttccagttcagctactttggccttaaatatgaaattcactttggaatcCTGACAGTACTCACTTTTGACAACTGTCTGAGCATCACATGAGACATAATCAGCTACAGTACCAGATGCTGGCCTCTGGCCTATGGTCTCACAATGAAAGCAGTTTCTGTGTTATGGGATTTCTGTCTAAATGCAGGGTATTGAACaagttttgcttttttatttctttttaaagtttttttagtttttttatatttatttgctatAATAAAAAGTCTGATAATCTTGTTGGTTCTGGCAGCCATCATTAATTTTATTGGAGTCATAAAAGTGGTGCATCCTCAGAGTTCTATATCCTAGAGCAGAGTTGGAAACCTtctgcacttcagatgttgtggactatatctcccataatgctcttacagccataatgttggcaggggaaatgtaatccacaacatccggagtgctgaaggttgtctacccctgccctagagagTTACTTGGCATGTAAGGGAACACTACTTTATttcaatgatgtggtctgggtgccatatgccccctgttttaaccctccagcttaaacattgctgatctgcCTTAGGAGCATGAATTCTAGCCTAGCAATCTCTGAAACATGTACCGCTGACTTACCTTCTCTCCGGGTGTTTAAACCCTGAAGCGAAACAGCTACAAGTTTGGCGTTCCCAGGGAATTGCTGCAAAGCCATGCTCTTATTGTGAGAATCTCTGATACTGTATTGACTTGTTTTAATGTACTTGTACTTGGGGAAGGAAGCGAAAGTGAATTCTGTGTTTTCAAATGGAATTtcttctaaaaataaaaacatgcaatcTGTTAGAATTTAATTTTAGATTGAGGAACTTATTTTACTTCCAAAAAATCTACACCAGTCTTCTTTCTGACTGCGTATtcctattttaaataaaattccaGTGTTTTTGTCTATATGCTAACTGACATTAGGTCAGTGTATCAACTACATTATTAGTTGTCAAAATTCCCTGGGTGGGTTAATGTCACTTTGCCAACTTCCATCTGGCACTGAGCACTCAAATGATCATTACTAATGGGCATTCACTGCTGCCAATAATATTTCAGCTATTTATAACTAACCAATCTGCcactaaaataacaaaaacaatattatattgtatatgtttatttctATTTACAAGCAAACAAgatcatattatataatttacattttaacagTCATAGTATTCAGTAATTGCTATTGATATGTAATACATCTTGTCTCCAGCTTGTGTAGCAGTTAAGTCATAGTATCTCCATCTGTTTGTAGAATACAGCACACGCTACACATGTGTAGTCGTGGTACCTGGAAAATAATTCTGGGGACTAGAAAATAAGCAtttgccatggaaaccaattaAATATTCAATTTGATTGTTCCATTTCTGGCATTTTGTACAAAAATTGTTCTTCATTCATAACCCTCAGTGCTGATAAATTGAATGTAATAAACTCTTCTTAACCACTTTGCTGCTTAGCTtgcacaaaaatgtaatttagcaGATTGATTAAATCTGTGTCTTTGAATCCCGTGTTGCAAATTAACCCTTTTTTCAGCTTTTCAACAGCCACCACGAGTACCACGGTTTTCCTGAAAGAGTACCCAGAATCCACCTCTGTGGCCATCTCCAGATGTATTCCAGAACTGCACACACAGGACCTTCTGTgacaggagatgcagtgggaatTGTGAACCCCTTTCTGTGAAAAGACAATAGGCCACATTAactatgttttaaaataatattccaAATACAAGACAGTCAAACACCACATGGCAGATTTAGAGGATTAATCactaaatagtaaaaaacaaaaccaacaacTGAGAAACAGATTGGAAAGTTTAAACCAACATTACTGCAGTTTTACTAATTTTCCAACCTGACGATTTTAATGTCATCTACACAATGTTTAGGGAATACATGGACAGGGAGTGAAATACCTCACACTAATCATTGGGCATAAACATTATATCAAtacaacatataaatatataagagtgttttacattatttaaatGTGGCAATGTAAGGTGACATCACTCTGGACCCAGCATTACTAAACATTGCGTGATGGAGCAGTGAGGAATGGAAATTACAGGAGCCACTAGACCTCagggagaagatccccactggaccccagggagaagatGCACACCAGCTCTCCCAAATGTAGGGAGGATGGATGGGCCTAAAAAAACTAGATAATACCACAATGAtttcgtgagtgtgtgtgcaagaatgtgtaaatgtgtgagtgtgtctgtcaatttgtcagtgtctgtcagtgtgtttcaaatcagtgagagtgtgtgcctgtcattcagaatatatgttagtgtgtctgtcagtgagtgtgtctgtcagtgagtgtgggttTGTGTCTCTCAATGAGTATGCTTCAAATCAGTGAAACTGTGTATtggtcattgagagtgtgtgtcagtgagtgtgtctgtcagtgagtgtatttcaaatcagtgagagtgtggttttgtttttgtcagtgagtgtgtctgtcagtgagtgagtgtgtctgtgtgtgtgtctgtctgtctgtcaatgagtgtgtttcaaatcagtgaaatTGTGTATCGTTCAtgagagtgtatgtctgtatgtgtgtatatggtgtTGCCATAGAAACATGCATGTCTGAACTGGACATTTGCAAAAGGGGAGGGGTTGTAAGCTAACCACGCCTACATGgtgacacaaaaaaaataattctacatcCAGGTGTCTAGGATCTGGGAAGGCTCAATGTTTCCATTTTCCACTATTCGTTGGGGAGTAAAAATGTAGCTGTGGTGCTTGGGAATTCACCACTGGTGAGTATGCCATGGACTCGCTATACTTGCAATGGCAAGAAACTAGAAGGCCTATGATTTAAAATGGTAAGCGCTGTTTCTGGTTCTACCAACCCCCAAGTGTATCTATAGTCAAAGCTGATAGCCATATAAATATGCAGCATGGAATTGAAGAGTGATGCCAGTTCTTTGTATCCCTTCCCACTGGTTTAGTTTAAACTATTCTTTATATAGCTGATCTCTTCTTGCCCAGCTCCTTGCTTTGGATACTtcaagagttattcactaaagttagaagtcaaagtgaatttcaaaattaagttaTGCTTCCAGTTAGGCTGCTTTGGCTTAaaattttatattcactttgaattcacttaaaattttcacttttgtaaataatcctttacataataataatgaaaagaaaaactTTCTGTGTTCATCAAGCCATTTTTAACATGCATTGTAACAGGTATAGATCTAGTATTATGATTTGGGAAACACGTCACAAGTCACGAAAAGCTGTTTTGGAGGTATATACCTTTCAAGTAATCCACCAAGTGTAAGTCATTTCTCTGAATCTGAATTTTAGGCAAAATCTACCCTGAGAAGTATCACAATTAAGTATATAGCAGGGGtatgcaacctttggcactcgagatgttgtggactacttctcccataatgctctcatggccataatgttggcaaagcatcaggggagatgtccaCAATATCTGTAATGTTGTAGGCTCCCTACCCATGGTGTAGAGTTACAGTCAAATCATCCCCTACCATGACCCTGTGAGACATCCTGCAGTAAATGTTGGTCCCAGTTGGGGTGTTACTAGATGCAAACATGTACATGACAGACCCGATAGTACATTTCACAAAACTTAAAGGTTATTTTAATTGACTTGTTGCAATACTACGGAAAACTTAATTTTTGTGGGCCATTCCATTCTTTTTGGTGACTTAAAATTAAATCTAAGTAGAATTGTAGGTTTTTTTTCACCCATATAATAATTCACTATTTGTTGTTGTTAGCCCttgtattttattgaacaaaACCTGAACCCAAATCATTTAGCCAATACCATTTTCTGTCTACATGAGCTGTGTAATAGGTGTCCTGGGGTCAAATGCAGTGCATTTCCCATGCATACATATGGGTTGTAGGAGATTGCtgaagacattattattattaatggaggacgtttacaataaatgagatatttacacagtgacacaggaaaaataggtagatgagggccctgctcaaacgagcttgcagtctagaggaggtggggtacaaatacacaacagggcaacaaggatGACagacaccaaacaaggtggaaaagtagcataactggaggagagagtggagtgtggctctttaggagagcaagagacagatatggataggtatagataagttactctgggagtccataagcatttctgaacggATGcgttttgagggactttttaaacagttgaagactaggggagagtctgatgggggcaGGCatgctgttccaaaggaagggagcaaCCTGaagcgcgagttagcagtaaaggtgcgagcagcggacaggagaaggtcaccagaagAGCAGAGAGatcgagaaggggcatatctatgaatcagtgaagaaatgtaagtgtAACGtattccgcacataaaaatgtgattaatggcatttactgttctgacaggaaaagttgtgccgaacaaAATTACTGTCCTgaaaggaaaagttgtgccgagcagcaatcaatccaaaggagggtttgtgctgagcagcaatcatgcaaataggaacctggtaactgcctttagggtcaaaggccggttacaacaaATCTGATGcacaggcggggtatttaggcccagttctcctcttgctcaatgccctgtcgtggtttccctggtggttgtccgagagcgcgttattgattctgttttttctggttatttgacttccctgttttctggcatccctggcccctggcttttccttatcgttgtgtctctttctgtgtcccttgacctcggctattcctgactaatctttggtacgttagtacagcctttctaaggtccggtatacgttacctatcagtcctctgtgctacacaattctatgtgctggatcattctgtaatcctgacagtaagaggggctagagttggttagagctttataggtaagggtttgtATTTTGAATtaacacctataggatacaggaagccagtgtaaggatcgacagaggggcgagGAATGGGAGGAGCGGTGGGTGAGAAAGATCACCATTCATTACTGATTCATTACTGATTGTAGCGGGGCAgttcggcttctggggagaccaactaggagagaattacagtaatctatgcgagagATTACGAGAGCATAAACAAGCTCCTCGGCAGAatcttgcgtgagaaaggggcggaagatggcaatgtttttaaggtggaatcgacaggttttagcaacattctggatatgaggtgcaaaggtgaggccaggatcaaagataacaccaagacagcgagcttgcaagGACAGACTAatgcaagtaccatcaacttgcagggaaagcgaaggaggaggatcagcattatgaggggagaaaaaaagaagattgaaGAGATTGCGTTTCAGAAAGCGATAGGACATCAAATCggagattgaagaaaggcaagcagtgacacgttgtaggaccACGGGGGAGAGATCAGAGGTGTCGTCGGCATACAGATCTGGGTGTCATTGGCATACAGATGGTAGCAGAATCCAAAAGAGACGAGACAGGGCgagaggaggaggtgtcattgtaaaaggagacactgaatgaacattgggagagataggaggagaaccacgagaggacagtgtcacagagactgagggatTGAAGAGTGTGGAGAAgaaggacatgatcaacagtgtcaaaggcgccAGAGAGTTCAAGAAGAATTAgtttggagtagtggcctttggatttaggtcatttgtaattttattatgagcagtctcagtagagtgtagGGGGTGAAAGCCAGATTAaagaggatcgaggagggagttggaattcaggaagtgagtcatacaagtaaagacaagtctttctagaagctttgaggaaaaagaagAAGGGATATTGGATGATAGGTAGAATGGGAAGACGAgtctagggatggcttttttaggatgggtacaatagtagcatgcttaaggggagcagtgacaacaccagatgaaagagtagtttaggatgtgtgttaagaCATCAGCAGGCATGCTGAAATCTCTGAAGGAGGAGAGGATGGCTGCAGAGGAGCAGTCCCAGCACTAGATAGGAGGCAAGTAATCTTTATTTCacttaatttttttgaaaatcaaAGTGCGTGGACAGAAGGAAAACAATTGTTATGTTCagtactatagtttccctttaagctgacTGGTGGGGAGATCAGTAACTTGGTTAGGGTCTTCTGCAGTCCAGTCAGTCACCTAAGCTTgttagcagagctgcaggaacagtttTAGAGAGTGTATAACCCACTGCTGTCctagctcctccagtgtctgtgtgtgaggctggacttAATGGGAAAgtgatcacttcccatctgcccgctaacagcctctcacacggGGAATTACTTGTAGGAAGAGAATTAAAGtgttgagtgatgcacactgtataccaGTTATTGTAGCCCTAATATCATTCATAGAAGGCTGTTTGGACTACAAAATAAATAGGACAGTGACAAACATTTCAAATTCCTCATGTCACAAACACCCTTTTCAATAACACTAAACTATGATGCGGACGTTAGCTTCTTATTTGTCCAGCTTCATATTTGAAGACTGCAGATCGCTTTCTATTCTCAGAGCGTCATATTAAGATCGGCTTCTTGTTCATACAGCTTCTTTTTCCATCAAAGTAATTACTTACAAATCATTCAGTAAACTCCAGTTTGAGCCAAATGACATTGATCTTAAAATCTTGCACCAAACTAGGCACCCTAATGTCTATGCATTCTGAATAAGTAACCAAGCCTTTTCTTTATGAAAACCAAATTGTCTCACACACAAAGTAACACCTGACATATAAATCCGGCCCTGAAAGAACCATACACGGTACAATAAGTTGTTAATTCGGCATGGGAAGGGGGCAGTGTTATTCATTCAGGTGGCAGTATCCCAAAACACAGTTTTGCTCACCTTTAATAAACAAATATGCAGACATGATAAATAGGAATATTCATTTATTCCGCAGTGCAATACCATtcacattctttaaaaaaaaatgcaaatgtcaAACAAAACATAGAAATTACAGAATTTGATGTTTGCATtttaattcaattaaataattttaaatattatatacaattagcagtgaataaatatatactgtataaaacatacaatgacaaaatgtaaaataaattaatgctCATTTTCAACTGAAACAAATAAGCAACCCCAATCGGTGCTACTTGTATGATCTCTCACAGAGAAACGTAAACTTTATAAAagttaaaacataaaaactaaaTGCTGTTTGCATTTTTACAAGTGTCTGGTATGTATGTAGAGCTTCAATATTTTGATATGAACATTGTGCTATAATTGATTTATGttacaaatattttttcttttgttttgcatGTGAAAAGGTTGCAACCCATGCCCACATTGCATTGCAATCAATCCCAGAATGCATTACATACTGATTCTTTAGAACTATGCATGTGACTGGAATATGACAGCACAATGTGTGCATAAAGATTGTTTCTATACCAGACGCTTATAGTTATTTCTGCCTTGTACTCAGTACATACATGCAGGATACTGGGTTGGATAACAGATTATGCTATacatatatagcaatatataagtatatattctaGGAAAGGACTAAGAATTCTCTGATATATCTTTGATCAGCTTCAGGCTTCATCTGGACCAATTCGTTTTCAGCTTGAGAAGTGCTGATATACCAGCCAGGGCAAGCCGCAGACTCAAAGGTAAATCTAGACCCAAAAGCAGACTTCTGAAAAATAAATCTTAACAAGTCCTCATTTTTCACTTCTTTAATGTCCTTGACCTCCTGAGTAAAAAATAAGAAAGGTTGGAATTATTAATATTGTGCAATACTGGCTTGTCACTAGATGGCTGAACAGCTGAGCTGCACTTGTCCTATATATGTGTAGcctacaaaataatatatatacacattttatctcTGCAATGTCGTAGTAAACTTGCTAGTAAATATATTCgttatttcaatatatatacacacacacacacacacacacacacgagtccATACTTATGCTAGCTCTCAAggtctgtaaaaaaaattaaatcttctTTATACATAAATCCAAAAAAACAACAGTTAACGTTTCAGTTCATCTATGTGAACTTTTCTCAGGATATGGATGAATAAAGAAGATTTAATTTTCTAATGTTTTTGGAAAGCTTTTACAATTAttcatatttagaaaaaaaaattatattattaatatccatgttttgatatattatatatttttgatattgtaatattttgaaaataaaaatcatattagaagtttatccaaaaatattaagttgTGGCCTAGGTAAGATACCCGTCAATGCTGGGAAATGAAAATGCTCTTTTGGTTACATTTACCACTTTACTTACTTCCAAATGCAGCTGAGCTTCGCCTTCTACAAGGGTGCATGATAGGTAGAGGTTCTTCCCCGCTAGACCCAAAGTTACTGCTTGTTGGTGTGAGCTCAAACTCTGAGTAGCGTAAAAAGACATGGTAATCTTCtctgtaaagaaaagaaaaaaaatgttaatataaCAACCCATAATCATTTGCTGCAGAAATtttgataataataatgaataaggaTTCGCTACAAAtaataaacactgcatttaaaGGGGATCTGCATGATCAACAaactggttattcactaaactgagaattgtcagCAATGCCAAGTGAATTTTAAATCATACACAATGAaaacaattctccaagtcagctgtgtttccagttcagctactttggccttaaatttgaaattcactttggattcctgACAGTActaactttactgaataaccctgtgataGTGATAGGTGAGCTTTGGCAACTGTCTGGGCATCATAGGAGACATAGTCTATATCGGCTACAGTACCAAATGTTGGCCCCTGGCCTATGGTCTGACACTGAAAGCAGTTTCTGGGTTATGGGATTTCTGACAAAATGCAGGGCATTAAACAAGTTTTGTTCTACGACCAgaaggaagagactctggttcGGGAAGTTGGAGCTGCTACAGATATAAAAAGCAAGCGCCAGAAATCTCTCTTTTTCttaatttaagttttgttttatGTTCAATTGCTATAATAGGTCAGACAATGACAATCTTGTTGGTTCTGGCAGccatatttaattttattggggTCAGAAAAGTGGTGCATCCTCAAGAGTTCTATACCATAGAATGTGTATTGTCTTTTAAGAGTAATTTCTCACAGCCATCATTGGTTTGATTGACTGTTGATTTCCTAATGAATCATTATAAGCAGAGATTTATGCCTATCACTCTCTGACAACACTATAACGCTGACTTACCTTCTCTCTGGGTGTTTAAACCCTGAAGCGAAACAGCTACAAGTTTGGCGTTCCCAGGGAATTGCTGCAAAGCCATGCACTTATTGTGAGAATCTCTGATATTGCATTCACTTGCTTTAATGTACTTGTAATTGGGGAAGGAAGCGGAAGTGAATTCTGTCTTCTCATATGAaatttcttctaaaaaaaaaaaaaaagtcaatctgTTAGAATTTAATTTGACATTGAGGgtcttatttttttactttcgAAAACTCTACAGAACTGGTTGCTGTGTGTTCCTACTTTAAATAAAATTCCAATGTTTTTGGTCAACATATTAAGCCATACTGACACTAAATCCATCTGGCACTGAGCACTCAGATGATCATTAACAAAAGACATTCACTGCTGCCAAAATTATTTCAGCTATTTAACTCTATAGTTTTATAATTAACCGATCTGCCACTAAATAAGAAatacaatattatattttatatgtctatttCTATTTACAAGCAAACAAGATTATTTTATAACATACATTTGCATTTTAACAGTCTCGTAGTAATTGCTATTGATATGTAATACATCTTGTCTCCAACTTGTGTAGCAGTTAAGTCATAGTATCTCCATCTGTTTGTAGAATACAGCACACGCTACACATGTCTAGTTGTGGTACCTGGCTAATCATTCTGGGGATATATTTGTGACAAGAAGCATTTGCCAACCAATTAAATATTCCATCTGATTGCTCCACTTCTggcattttgttaaaaaaaaaaaaaaaaaaaaaaatgctcttcaTTTATAACCCTCAGTGCTGATAAATTGAATGTAATAAACTCTTGTTAACCACTTTGCTCCTTACCTTGCACAAAAATGTCATTTATCAGATTTAGTAAATCTGTGTCTTTGAACCCCGTGTTGCAAATTAACCCTTTTTTCAGCTTTTCAACAGCCACCACGAGTACCACGG
This Pelobates fuscus isolate aPelFus1 chromosome 3, aPelFus1.pri, whole genome shotgun sequence DNA region includes the following protein-coding sequences:
- the LOC134601771 gene encoding interleukin-1 beta-like — protein: MSYKSNRGRSRLYQRISSIWETTRSQSQDRSISEMTMAQVPDMESYLMDNNSEYEGDFYGVLSNGYKKGVHNSHCISCHRRSCVCSSGIHLEMATEVDSGYSFRKTVVLVVAVEKLKKGLICNTGFKDTDLLNLINDIFVQEEISYEKTEFTSASFPNYKYIKASECNIRDSHNKCMALQQFPGNAKLVAVSLQGLNTQREEKITMSFYATQSLSSHQQAVTLGLAGKNLYLSCTLVEGEAQLHLEEVKDIKEVKNEDLLRFIFQKSAFGSRFTFESAACPGWYISTSQAENELVQMKPEADQRYIREFLVLS